A window from Cryobacterium sp. PAMC25264 encodes these proteins:
- the ychF gene encoding redox-regulated ATPase YchF, which translates to MALTIAIVGLPNVGKSTLFNALTKNNVLAANYPFATIEPNVGIVNLPDSRLAKLAEVFGSERLLPAPVSFVDIAGIVRGASEGEGLGNKFLANIREADAIAQVIRGFADPDVVHVDGAVNPAGDMETINTELVLADLQTLEKAIVRYEKETKGRKLDPSVLKTALEAQAFLDTGKPLSASKIDVESIRELGLLTTKPFIYVFNVDEAVLQDAEKLAVLAALVAPAQAVFLDAKLESELAELDEEDAAEMLASTGQKESGLNQLARIGFDTLGLQTYLTAGPKETRAWTIHKGWTAPQAAGVIHTDFQKGFIKAEVFAFQDLIDAGSVVEARAKGKARIEGKEYVMQDGDVVEFRFNV; encoded by the coding sequence GTGGCTCTTACTATTGCAATCGTCGGACTGCCCAATGTCGGCAAGTCCACCCTCTTCAACGCGTTGACCAAGAACAACGTGCTCGCGGCGAACTACCCGTTCGCCACCATCGAGCCCAACGTTGGCATCGTCAACCTGCCGGACTCCCGCCTCGCCAAGCTGGCCGAGGTGTTCGGTAGCGAGCGCCTGCTGCCTGCCCCGGTGTCGTTCGTCGACATCGCCGGCATCGTGCGCGGCGCCAGCGAGGGTGAGGGCCTGGGCAACAAATTCCTCGCCAACATCCGCGAGGCCGACGCCATCGCGCAGGTCATCCGTGGCTTCGCCGACCCCGACGTGGTGCACGTCGACGGTGCGGTCAACCCCGCCGGCGACATGGAGACCATCAACACCGAGCTGGTGCTCGCGGACCTGCAGACGCTAGAGAAGGCGATCGTGCGGTACGAGAAGGAGACCAAGGGTCGCAAGCTCGACCCCAGCGTGCTCAAGACCGCCCTCGAGGCGCAGGCCTTCCTCGACACCGGTAAGCCGCTGTCGGCGTCGAAGATCGACGTCGAGTCCATCCGTGAACTCGGCCTGCTCACCACCAAGCCGTTCATCTACGTCTTCAACGTCGACGAGGCCGTGCTGCAGGATGCCGAGAAGCTCGCCGTGCTGGCCGCCCTCGTCGCCCCGGCGCAGGCCGTCTTCCTCGACGCGAAGCTCGAATCCGAACTCGCCGAACTCGACGAAGAAGACGCCGCCGAGATGCTGGCCTCTACCGGCCAGAAGGAGAGCGGGCTCAACCAGCTCGCCCGCATCGGCTTCGACACCCTCGGTCTGCAGACCTACCTCACCGCCGGCCCCAAGGAAACGCGGGCCTGGACCATCCATAAGGGCTGGACCGCCCCGCAGGCCGCCGGAGTCATCCACACCGACTTCCAGAAGGGCTTCATCAAGGCCGAGGTCTTCGCATTCCAGGACCTCATCGACGCCGGCTCGGTTGTTGAAGCCCGCGCCAAGGGCAAGGCCCGCATCGAGGGCAAGGAATACGTCATGCAGGACGGCGACGTGGTGGAGTTCCGCTTCAACGTGTAG
- a CDS encoding ImmA/IrrE family metallo-endopeptidase → MDYAARQKRAQQLVQEIDLPRPLNSELLHHHMEQLRKKKILILQAPQGLVDRGICALWLEVSGEEFERIHYAPTDSAVHRQQFVNHEFGHMILNHKKMIMPADRVALLAPLVPMNAIVSALSRSSFTDEEEAMAEAIGDELAMILRKDASISRREAETGFGQIL, encoded by the coding sequence GTGGACTATGCAGCACGACAAAAACGCGCTCAACAACTCGTTCAGGAGATCGACCTCCCACGCCCCCTGAACTCGGAACTCCTGCACCACCACATGGAGCAGCTCCGCAAGAAGAAGATCCTGATCCTGCAGGCTCCTCAGGGACTGGTTGACAGAGGAATCTGCGCGCTCTGGCTTGAGGTCTCGGGTGAAGAATTCGAGCGGATCCATTACGCGCCGACCGACTCGGCCGTGCACCGGCAGCAGTTCGTGAACCATGAATTCGGACACATGATCCTCAACCACAAGAAGATGATCATGCCGGCCGACAGGGTCGCCCTTCTCGCACCCCTCGTCCCGATGAACGCCATCGTCTCCGCGCTGTCCAGAAGCAGCTTCACCGACGAGGAAGAGGCCATGGCGGAAGCCATCGGGGATGAGCTTGCGATGATCCTGCGGAAGGACGCATCGATAAGCAGGCGCGAAGCCGAGACCGGATTCGGGCAGATTCTCTGA
- a CDS encoding DUF6545 domain-containing protein — MLAALWGTTLLLVLSAFRGKRRLLFWFMLTFAVTMSLISDGPYSVVDGLLGGVDITYFIFHATAIICVALFDSLIQMAVSKAGLTSLRKRFAFWGATGLILLQALLFFTNDWNIDNLQFIGPGDWSQLVYSFTTWIALIVLAISTIVACATDFTRQSDTSLKVALVMISAGCALVSLYVVIQMGVAINRALGGTTVSATVDFLSVACPLLAPVLLSLGLGLRLLIGASRNLSDAGRSRRLLWKVTPLWERLLADRPELSIEAPMSRVTVCFRRNHALHLHRRYVEVRDSLLLHPDQPLSTREAKLIQRIEEHIRQASDASRATTNDSRTDEYQNAR, encoded by the coding sequence GTGCTCGCGGCCCTCTGGGGCACGACCCTGCTCTTGGTTCTCAGCGCTTTCCGGGGCAAGCGACGTCTGCTGTTCTGGTTCATGCTGACCTTCGCCGTCACAATGTCGCTGATCTCCGACGGCCCGTACTCAGTCGTCGACGGTCTCCTGGGCGGAGTCGACATCACATATTTCATCTTCCATGCGACAGCTATCATCTGTGTGGCCCTGTTCGACTCCCTCATCCAGATGGCCGTCTCGAAGGCCGGGCTGACCTCCCTTCGAAAGCGATTCGCCTTCTGGGGAGCGACCGGGCTGATCCTCCTCCAGGCCCTCCTCTTCTTCACCAACGACTGGAACATTGACAACCTCCAGTTCATCGGCCCGGGCGACTGGAGCCAGCTGGTCTACAGCTTCACGACCTGGATCGCTCTCATTGTTCTTGCTATCTCGACGATCGTCGCGTGCGCGACAGACTTCACACGGCAGTCGGACACGTCGCTCAAGGTTGCACTCGTGATGATCTCGGCCGGGTGCGCCCTGGTTTCGCTCTACGTCGTCATCCAGATGGGTGTGGCGATCAACCGGGCACTGGGTGGCACCACCGTCAGCGCGACAGTCGATTTCTTATCGGTGGCGTGTCCGCTTCTTGCCCCCGTCCTCCTGTCGCTTGGCCTCGGTCTCCGCCTGCTGATCGGAGCGTCCAGGAACCTCAGCGACGCAGGCAGAAGCCGGCGGCTGCTGTGGAAGGTCACCCCGCTCTGGGAGCGGCTGCTTGCCGACCGACCGGAGCTCAGCATTGAAGCTCCGATGTCACGAGTGACGGTCTGCTTTCGGCGGAACCACGCGTTACACCTCCACCGCCGCTACGTTGAGGTTCGTGACAGTCTGCTTCTGCACCCCGACCAACCACTCTCAACCCGCGAAGCCAAGCTCATCCAGAGAATCGAAGAGCACATTCGTCAGGCATCCGATGCATCTCGTGCAACCACAAACGACTCGAGGACCGATGAGTACCAAAACGCCCGGTAA